The Alkalihalobacillus sp. TS-13 genomic interval AAATATCAGGCTGATTACAATTGAAGCGATACCAAGTCCGATTGCCCAGTTCCCAAGTGTACGTGCTCCTCGTCTTCTTGCAAAAAATCCTACGATGATGCCCGCGGCACCTAATAAAACAGGAAGGAAGAATAGGGAGAGAATCGATAAAGCAATGGCGAATATCCCTACGCCTCGACCCTCAGTATCTTCTGGATCCGCATCGTTGTTATACGAATCTTCACGTTCTTTATCCATAACACGTTCTTGCTCAGGTAGAGGGAGAACCTCTGCTGCTGTTTCTTCCATG includes:
- a CDS encoding DUF308 domain-containing protein — encoded protein: MENRYDRENENHREYEEDFMEETAAEVLPLPEQERVMDKEREDSYNNDADPEDTEGRGVGIFAIALSILSLFFLPVLLGAAGIIVGFFARRRGARTLGNWAIGLGIASIVISLIFAPFF